A stretch of Monomorium pharaonis isolate MP-MQ-018 chromosome 7, ASM1337386v2, whole genome shotgun sequence DNA encodes these proteins:
- the LOC105832184 gene encoding protein rolling stone isoform X1, giving the protein MPPECEEIEIRDILEKNDHIEQAVPTKLSALCGHRAMVSKFWCHEIGRRWRQVAKQEPQARVFSEPKCKSYVDIWYLYYRWIVFLIWTVFVVCSIFEFGSYKPLMQHEKWPIYLTNWDIVLGFTQALIGGILVSKRWRLQKLPGFDPCGLKLEFTEQLYWFLYVVTTNIAIGVTVCYWFAVYNPEIHQVDPLNIMMHVCNSVLMVIDLFVTSIPFRLQHFWWCLSIAFFYVIFTIIYYFAGGLDKYGCHYIYKVIDWKRPMRTSLVCIGGLTFVTVLHCVHCMLANIRDRIYRKTAEKFSKPVQMNTTDKPFPEKRTEVV; this is encoded by the exons atgcCTCCTGAGTGCGAAGAAATCGAGATTCGTGATATATTGGAAAAGAACGACCACATTGAACAGGCTGTTCCGACGAAGTTATCCGCGCTATGCG GTCACCGCGCAATGGTGAGTAAGTTCTGGTGCCATGAGATTGGGCGTAGGTGGAGGCAAGTGGCTAAGCAGGAGCCGCAAGCACGTGTGTTCTCCGAACCAAAGTGTAAGTCGTACGTGGACATCTGGTATCTGTACTACCGCTGGATCGTCTTCCTCATCTGGACCGTCTTCGTCGTGTGTTCGATATTTGAATTCGGCAGCTACAAGCCGCTGATGCAGCACGAAAAATGGCCAATCTATCTGACCAACTGGGACATAGTGTTGGGATTTACACAAGCGTTGATTGGCGGTATTCTCGTGTCGAAGCGATGGCGATTGCAGAAGTTACCTGGCTTCGATCCTTGTGGTCTCAAATTGGAATTCACCGAACAACTATATTGGTTTCTATACGTTGTCACGACCAACATAGCAATCGGCGTAACAGTGTGCTACTGGTTCGCTGTATACAATCCAGAAATACATCAGGTGGACCCTCTCAATATCATGATGCATGTGTGCAACAGCGTGTTGATGGTGATTGATTTATTCGTCACCAGTATACCGTTTCGTCTACAGCACTTCTGGTGGTGCCTATCGATCGcctttttttacgtaatctttactataatttattattttgctggAGGTCTCGACAAATATGGCTgccattatatttacaaagtcATCGATTGGAAGAGACCGATGCGGACGTCGCTCGTTTGTATTGGCGGTTTGACGTTCGTGACGGTGCTACATTGTGTCCATTGTATGCTGGCGAACATCAGAGACCGAATCTATCGCAAGACTGCCGAGAAATTCAGTAAACCTGTGCAGATGAACACAACAGATAAACCGTTTCCAGAGAAACGAACAGAAGTAGTCtaa
- the LOC105832184 gene encoding protein rolling stone isoform X2, whose protein sequence is MVLAFTGLPSLKRILLFVLQCSLCHRAMVSKFWCHEIGRRWRQVAKQEPQARVFSEPKCKSYVDIWYLYYRWIVFLIWTVFVVCSIFEFGSYKPLMQHEKWPIYLTNWDIVLGFTQALIGGILVSKRWRLQKLPGFDPCGLKLEFTEQLYWFLYVVTTNIAIGVTVCYWFAVYNPEIHQVDPLNIMMHVCNSVLMVIDLFVTSIPFRLQHFWWCLSIAFFYVIFTIIYYFAGGLDKYGCHYIYKVIDWKRPMRTSLVCIGGLTFVTVLHCVHCMLANIRDRIYRKTAEKFSKPVQMNTTDKPFPEKRTEVV, encoded by the exons ATGGTACTCGCGTTCACAGGATTGCCTTCGCTGAAGCGAATCCTTTTATTCGTTCTACAATGCTCGCTAT GTCACCGCGCAATGGTGAGTAAGTTCTGGTGCCATGAGATTGGGCGTAGGTGGAGGCAAGTGGCTAAGCAGGAGCCGCAAGCACGTGTGTTCTCCGAACCAAAGTGTAAGTCGTACGTGGACATCTGGTATCTGTACTACCGCTGGATCGTCTTCCTCATCTGGACCGTCTTCGTCGTGTGTTCGATATTTGAATTCGGCAGCTACAAGCCGCTGATGCAGCACGAAAAATGGCCAATCTATCTGACCAACTGGGACATAGTGTTGGGATTTACACAAGCGTTGATTGGCGGTATTCTCGTGTCGAAGCGATGGCGATTGCAGAAGTTACCTGGCTTCGATCCTTGTGGTCTCAAATTGGAATTCACCGAACAACTATATTGGTTTCTATACGTTGTCACGACCAACATAGCAATCGGCGTAACAGTGTGCTACTGGTTCGCTGTATACAATCCAGAAATACATCAGGTGGACCCTCTCAATATCATGATGCATGTGTGCAACAGCGTGTTGATGGTGATTGATTTATTCGTCACCAGTATACCGTTTCGTCTACAGCACTTCTGGTGGTGCCTATCGATCGcctttttttacgtaatctttactataatttattattttgctggAGGTCTCGACAAATATGGCTgccattatatttacaaagtcATCGATTGGAAGAGACCGATGCGGACGTCGCTCGTTTGTATTGGCGGTTTGACGTTCGTGACGGTGCTACATTGTGTCCATTGTATGCTGGCGAACATCAGAGACCGAATCTATCGCAAGACTGCCGAGAAATTCAGTAAACCTGTGCAGATGAACACAACAGATAAACCGTTTCCAGAGAAACGAACAGAAGTAGTCtaa
- the LOC105832184 gene encoding protein rolling stone isoform X3, with translation MVSKFWCHEIGRRWRQVAKQEPQARVFSEPKCKSYVDIWYLYYRWIVFLIWTVFVVCSIFEFGSYKPLMQHEKWPIYLTNWDIVLGFTQALIGGILVSKRWRLQKLPGFDPCGLKLEFTEQLYWFLYVVTTNIAIGVTVCYWFAVYNPEIHQVDPLNIMMHVCNSVLMVIDLFVTSIPFRLQHFWWCLSIAFFYVIFTIIYYFAGGLDKYGCHYIYKVIDWKRPMRTSLVCIGGLTFVTVLHCVHCMLANIRDRIYRKTAEKFSKPVQMNTTDKPFPEKRTEVV, from the coding sequence ATGGTGAGTAAGTTCTGGTGCCATGAGATTGGGCGTAGGTGGAGGCAAGTGGCTAAGCAGGAGCCGCAAGCACGTGTGTTCTCCGAACCAAAGTGTAAGTCGTACGTGGACATCTGGTATCTGTACTACCGCTGGATCGTCTTCCTCATCTGGACCGTCTTCGTCGTGTGTTCGATATTTGAATTCGGCAGCTACAAGCCGCTGATGCAGCACGAAAAATGGCCAATCTATCTGACCAACTGGGACATAGTGTTGGGATTTACACAAGCGTTGATTGGCGGTATTCTCGTGTCGAAGCGATGGCGATTGCAGAAGTTACCTGGCTTCGATCCTTGTGGTCTCAAATTGGAATTCACCGAACAACTATATTGGTTTCTATACGTTGTCACGACCAACATAGCAATCGGCGTAACAGTGTGCTACTGGTTCGCTGTATACAATCCAGAAATACATCAGGTGGACCCTCTCAATATCATGATGCATGTGTGCAACAGCGTGTTGATGGTGATTGATTTATTCGTCACCAGTATACCGTTTCGTCTACAGCACTTCTGGTGGTGCCTATCGATCGcctttttttacgtaatctttactataatttattattttgctggAGGTCTCGACAAATATGGCTgccattatatttacaaagtcATCGATTGGAAGAGACCGATGCGGACGTCGCTCGTTTGTATTGGCGGTTTGACGTTCGTGACGGTGCTACATTGTGTCCATTGTATGCTGGCGAACATCAGAGACCGAATCTATCGCAAGACTGCCGAGAAATTCAGTAAACCTGTGCAGATGAACACAACAGATAAACCGTTTCCAGAGAAACGAACAGAAGTAGTCtaa
- the LOC105832180 gene encoding zinc finger protein with KRAB and SCAN domains 5 — protein MSRRGGTAAAAVAAYTSRRLSRERTSSEGKRAKCAPTKDMLFTSSRTEDEEEEEEEVVGKKDQRTKRNYNWHQTTTGKGVDVVETVADFEKWLKMRTTEPPVPSSIDLDAAKMVEGVDRYLGEEVLSHGCFLSKDPYGLSIDIDLADGKKLNLPSSYDPILQDLTHTENRLLEPPCEKVVDEFMLPEFQLDHLDQLAALTPDDMMVAGEILPSASSQPTLNVESQDIEQNVSKARVSAQNNETPCEKSTSQITLSQLPVNSVMNEMKDSKMEQESIAQSSASSSELFVGTLPSIASEKSSLNTMTNSMEISIPNRPIKQLKKTKLEPRIIKKRRQMTEQREKKLDKHINGKSFTVDTDSQDMMAVVAISTDKISNMTQIVINTGTEKQIYQGKTSELIEATGNFAKLPKIDTSAAVWNGTVEYSADNNPSNQYEIVISNALGELGITDDSLQPLFATEHDKVWLCPRDGCNRQFGRLYTLKGHLLAHYGVRPFKCDFEGCTWAFYSEFKLKRHKETHLKRKDYVCEVEGCNRRFTTVYNLWSHAKLHSRPNRIVCQVPDCGQKFQTKRALELHMKSHDQRHAPYVCQHEGCGKRYYSSNALTSHQRSHSYKEVDIKCSWPDCGKIFDKPCRLKAHMRSHTGYKPYPCTFQDCKWAFSSSSKLKRHQKKHTNERKFICDIPNCGKAFMRSEHLKEHRLTHTGRFFQCFVCAARFSAKSSLYVHIKKHQQQTKPDLNVANGAFPECTSADQKRTKTRESHYSRIKPIKSKRWDTELTNAAEIIAKENNVEKQNVDACFQDEDQMELLYRCPIDVCGHLINNEHSLREHMMKAHGIHCDDLLTKSSSDDANIDYVLYTVHSSPSPNFPTAVEEKQMVMVAPCDAVILDTSSIRDRRLPEPEPPLFNTLLKSSETFQDNMQIDKQIDKETIKKQGSARTDLTYSEWSKLKKNNVLMTSITETSDVILDTSGDLSEGLLFTEELPSMYYQDDVAGTEYQVLLLDSSPLESVSNLRGLE, from the exons ATGTCTCGCAGAGGAGGAACCGCTGCGGCCGCCGTTGCCGCTTATACATCGAGACGACTCAGTCGCGAGAGAACTAGTTCTGAGGGCAAGAGAGCGAAATGCGCGCCCACCAAGGATATGCTTTTTACGTCGTCGAGGACAgaggacgaggaggaggaagaagaggaagtgGTTGGTAAGAAGGACCAAAGAACCaagagaaattataattgGCATCAAACGACAACTGGAAAGGGCGTTGACGTCGTCGAGACGGTAGCCGACTTTGAGAAGTGGCTCAAGATGCGTACCACAGAGCCTCCAGTGCCATCGAGTATAGATCTGGATGCAGCGAAAATGGTAGAGGGTGTAGACAGATATTTGGGCGAAGAGGTACTCTCGCATGGCTGCTTCCTGAGCAAAGATCCATATGGCTTGTCTATCGACATTGATCTGGCAGATGGTAAGAAGCTCAATCTGCCATCGAGCTATGATCCAATACTGCAAGATCTGACTCATACTGAGAATCGGCTACTGGAGCCACCATGCGAGAAAGTTGTCGACGAGTTTATGCTACCGGAGTTCCAACTGGATCATCTTGATCAACTAGCGGCTCTTACACCAGATGACATGATGGTGGCTGGTGAAATTCTGCCGTCTGCCAGCAGTCAGCCAACATTAAACGTAGAGAGTCAAGATATTGAACAAAACGTTTCAAAAGCAAGAGTTTCAGCACAAAACAATGAGACACCCTGCGAGAAATCCACCTCGCAAATTACCCTCAGCCAGCTACCAGTGAATTCAGTCATGAACGAGATGAAAGATTCAAAGATGGAACAGGAAAGCATAGCACAATCTTCAGCAAGTTCCTCAGAGCTCTTCGTCGGAACTCTACCGTCAATTGCTTCAGAAAAGAGTTCGTTAAATACCATGACGAATTCCATGGAAATAAGCATACCAAACAGGCCAATAAAACAATTGAAGAAGACAAAACTTGAACCGCGTATTATCAAGAAACGTCGACAGATGACAGAACAACGGGAGAAGAAGCTTGATAAGCATATCAATGGTAAGAGCTTTACTGTTGATACGGACTCGCAGGACATGATGGCTGTGGTCGCTATATCCACCGACAAAATCTCCAACATGACGCAAATCGTTATCAATACTGGCACGGAAAAACAGATCTATCAAGGCAAAACTTCGGAATTGATTGAGGCGACTggcaattttgcaaaattgccTAAAATAGATACTTCTGCTGCAGTTTGGAACGGCACGGTCGAGTACAGTGCCGATAACAATCCAAGTAATCAATATGAAATTGTCATATCCAATGCATTGGGAGAACTAGGCATCACCGACGACAGTTTGCAGCCTTTATTTGCCACTGAACACGACAAAGTGTGGCTGTGCCCACGAGACGGCTGCAACCGACAATTCGGTAGATTGTACACTCTGAAAGGTCATTTATTGGCCCATTATGGAGTTAGACCGTTTAAg TGCGACTTCGAGGGCTGCACTTGGGCCTTTTATTCTGAGTTCAAGTTAAAAAGGCACAAGGAAACACATCTGAAGCGCAAGGATTATGTATGTGAAGTGGAAGGCTGTAATCGTCGTTTCACTACCGTCTACAATCTATGGAGCCACGCGAAACTGCATAGTCGTCCTAATCGGATAGTTTGCCAAGTGCCAGACTGTGGTCAGAAGTTTCAGACGAAACGAGCATTAGAGTTACACATGAAGTCGCACGATCAACGCCATGCACCTTACGTGTGCCAGCATGAGGGTTGCGGTAAACGTTACTACAGCAGCAATGCACTGACGTCGCATCAGCGATCACACAGCTACAAGGAGGTGGACATCAAATGCTCGTGGCCAGACTGTGGCAAGATTTTCGATAAACCATGTCGACTAAAAGCCCATATGCGTTCTCACACTGGTTACAAACCTTATCCCTGTACTTTCCAGGATTGCAAATGGGCCTTTTCATCGTCCAGTAAACTCAAGCGTCATCAGAAAAAGCACACGAACGAGCGTAAATTTATATGCGATATACCGAATTGTGGCAAAGCGTTTATGCGCTCGGAACATCTGAAAGAACATCGGTTGACGCACACAGGTCGTTTCTTTCAGTGCTTTGTGTGCGCTGCCAGATTTTCTGCCAAAAGTAGTTTGTACGTGCATATCAAAAAGCATCAGCAGCAGACTAAACCAGATTTAAATGTAGCTAATGGTGCATTCCCCGAGTGCACTTCTGCTGATCAGAAACGAACGAAAACGAGAGAATCTCATTACTCGCGAATAAAGCCGATCAAGTCGAAGCGATGGGACACGGAGCTGACGAATGCCGCGGAGATTATTGCGAAGGAAAATAATGTCGAGAAGCAGAATGTCGATGCATGTTTCCAAGATGAAGATCAAATGGAGTTGCTGTATCGTTGTCCGATAGACGTATGCGGACATTTGATCAATAACGAGCACAGTCTTCGTGAGCACATGATGAAAGCACATGGCATACATTGTGACGATCTGCTAACTAAATCATCCTCTGACGATGCCAACATAGATTACGTTTTATACACCGTACACAGTTCACCTTCCCCAAATTTCCCCACTGCCGTTGAGGAAAAACAGATGGTGATGGTGGCTCCGTGCGATGCCGTTATCCTTGACACCTCTTCAATAAGGGATCGTCGTCTACCTGAACCGGAACCGCCACTTTTCAACACCTTGCTGAAAAGTTCAGAAACGTTCCAAGATAATATGCAAATTGACAAACAGATTGACAAAGAAACTATAAAAAAGCAGGGTTCGGCAAGGACAGATCTAACGTATTCTGAATGGTCTAAACTGAAGAAGAATAATGTATTGATGACTTCAATAACGGAAACATCGGACGTTATACTGGACACGAGTGGTGATTTGAGCGAAGGTCTGTTGTTCACAGAAGAACTACCATCGATGTATTATCAGGACGATGTAGCAGGTACGGAATACCAGGTGCTGTTATTAGACTCAAGTCCGCTCGAGAGTGTGAGTAATTTGCGTGGTCTCGAGTGA
- the LOC105832183 gene encoding uncharacterized protein LOC105832183 isoform X1 encodes MASRKRTDDDSCRRSSLPKRHVWSSSSDEEEEMRKTVTSWPPCVATCKDSRSPLGNEVVFLPSLSSDEEKISVHCRDTQSRNNPSPSSDRFGRSRVDPVEQSTGQDTSSRRDNNPFSFKAFLKNGTQQTNYHNTGARPKVYSSSVSSPVSVLNKDNVGVYSGRNPTELPDFVQDHLVIEQCYLSHENSQPVLPDVDNLPDFALNSMEQRQSRLRNETKKNDSDVLCDDLRSFDLTDTLHRDHPVQNSLHSNHLDLPVFEGRLNENASSLPRPEHKGFPFDLPLPFPNSNPNVSATRDDFPSGGETNIHKSLPDFLSDGPIHNRSTDSEPTVSITESTERRLLLENEILRQHLEASRRQLSEKMERIRSLEGELLSKKKVEHEETMHLEKAMEQVEDNLKRSTKRAVDAESTVTSLKKEIKALTTEISLLRLENSELRASISTAGQNESNASAVNVNHTVRRLARDLFAAASSAEVSLRQLMSGVDNLRVLASTLENVDRIEDWTKDFLPDSDEDNAAGPAV; translated from the exons ATGGCGAGTCGTAAGAGGACCGACGACGATTCATGTCGTCGGTCGTCATTGCCGAAACGTCACGTGTGGTCTTCGTCGTCTGACGAGGAAGAGGAGATGAGGAAAACGGTAACCTCCTGGCCGCCCTGTGTGGCAACATGTAAAGACTCTCGATCGCCTTTGGGGAACGAAGTTGTCTTCCTGCCGTCCTTGTCATCTGATGAGGAGAAGATCTCCGTTCATTGTCGGGACACTCAGTCCAGGAACAATCCGTCGCCATCATCGGACCGCTTCGGTAGAAGTCGCGTTGACCCCGTGGAACAGTCGACAG GTCAAGACACGTCATCCCGTCGCGACAACAACCCCTTCAGTTTTAAGGCCTTCTTGAAGAATGGCACACAGCAGACCAACTATCATAACACTGGGGCAAGGCCCAAAGTCTACTCATCCTCTGTGTCAAGTCCTGTCAGCGTTCTTAACAAGGATAATGTTGGCGTTTACTCTGGTCGAAATCCAACGGAATTGCCAGACTTTGTACAGGATCACCTTGTCATTGAACAATGTTATCTGAGCCATGAGAACAGTCAACCAGTGCTACCTGATGTGGATAATTTACCAGATTTTGCATTAAATAGTATGGAACAAAGGCAATCTCGATTGCGAAACGAGACTAAAAAGAATGACTCCGATGTCTTGTGCGACGATCTGCGATCATTTGATCTTACCGATACGCTACACAGAGATCATCCTGTACAGAATTCATTGCATTCGAATCACTTGGACTTGCCTGTATTTGAGGGTAGACTCAACGAAAACGCGTCTTCTCTTCCTCGCCCTGAACACAAAG GATTTCCATTTGATTTACCATTACCCTTTCCTAACTCCAATCCCAATGTAAGTGCCACACGAGATGATTTCCCATCAGGAGGTGAAACAAACATTCATAAGTCTCTGCCAGACTTCTTAAGTGATGGTCCTATACATAACAGATCTACTGATTCGGAACCTACTGTGAGCATAACAGAATCTACAGAAAGAAGG CTTTTACTTGAGAATGAAATATTACGCCAGCACTTAGAAGCCTCTCGAAGACAACTTAGTGAAAAAATGGAAAG AATTCGCTCATTGGAGGGAGAACtattgtctaaaaaaaaagttgaacaTGAAGAAACTATGCACTTGGAAAAAGCAATGGAGCAAGtcgaagataatttaaaacgaAGTACA AAGCGAGCAGTTGATGCCGAAAGCACTGTCACAtcattgaaaaaagaaattaaggCTTTAACg ACAGAGATATCTTTGTTACGACTGGAGAACAGTGAACTTCGAGCCAGTATCTCGACGGCTGGACAAAATGAATCTAACGCTAGTGCTGTTAACGTGAATCATACGGTTAGAAGGCTTGCACGTGATTTATTTGCGGCAGCATCGTCAGCTGAAGTATCCCTTAg ACAGTTAATGTCTGGTGTGGACAACCTGAGAGTGCTCGCATCGACCCTCGAGAACGTGGACAGGATAGAAGATTGGACCAAAGATTTTTTACCTGATTCCGACGAGGATAATGCTGCCGGTCCTGCAGTATAA
- the LOC105832183 gene encoding uncharacterized protein LOC105832183 isoform X2 yields the protein MLFIIYGQDTSSRRDNNPFSFKAFLKNGTQQTNYHNTGARPKVYSSSVSSPVSVLNKDNVGVYSGRNPTELPDFVQDHLVIEQCYLSHENSQPVLPDVDNLPDFALNSMEQRQSRLRNETKKNDSDVLCDDLRSFDLTDTLHRDHPVQNSLHSNHLDLPVFEGRLNENASSLPRPEHKGFPFDLPLPFPNSNPNVSATRDDFPSGGETNIHKSLPDFLSDGPIHNRSTDSEPTVSITESTERRLLLENEILRQHLEASRRQLSEKMERIRSLEGELLSKKKVEHEETMHLEKAMEQVEDNLKRSTKRAVDAESTVTSLKKEIKALTTEISLLRLENSELRASISTAGQNESNASAVNVNHTVRRLARDLFAAASSAEVSLRQLMSGVDNLRVLASTLENVDRIEDWTKDFLPDSDEDNAAGPAV from the exons ATgctgtttattatatatg GTCAAGACACGTCATCCCGTCGCGACAACAACCCCTTCAGTTTTAAGGCCTTCTTGAAGAATGGCACACAGCAGACCAACTATCATAACACTGGGGCAAGGCCCAAAGTCTACTCATCCTCTGTGTCAAGTCCTGTCAGCGTTCTTAACAAGGATAATGTTGGCGTTTACTCTGGTCGAAATCCAACGGAATTGCCAGACTTTGTACAGGATCACCTTGTCATTGAACAATGTTATCTGAGCCATGAGAACAGTCAACCAGTGCTACCTGATGTGGATAATTTACCAGATTTTGCATTAAATAGTATGGAACAAAGGCAATCTCGATTGCGAAACGAGACTAAAAAGAATGACTCCGATGTCTTGTGCGACGATCTGCGATCATTTGATCTTACCGATACGCTACACAGAGATCATCCTGTACAGAATTCATTGCATTCGAATCACTTGGACTTGCCTGTATTTGAGGGTAGACTCAACGAAAACGCGTCTTCTCTTCCTCGCCCTGAACACAAAG GATTTCCATTTGATTTACCATTACCCTTTCCTAACTCCAATCCCAATGTAAGTGCCACACGAGATGATTTCCCATCAGGAGGTGAAACAAACATTCATAAGTCTCTGCCAGACTTCTTAAGTGATGGTCCTATACATAACAGATCTACTGATTCGGAACCTACTGTGAGCATAACAGAATCTACAGAAAGAAGG CTTTTACTTGAGAATGAAATATTACGCCAGCACTTAGAAGCCTCTCGAAGACAACTTAGTGAAAAAATGGAAAG AATTCGCTCATTGGAGGGAGAACtattgtctaaaaaaaaagttgaacaTGAAGAAACTATGCACTTGGAAAAAGCAATGGAGCAAGtcgaagataatttaaaacgaAGTACA AAGCGAGCAGTTGATGCCGAAAGCACTGTCACAtcattgaaaaaagaaattaaggCTTTAACg ACAGAGATATCTTTGTTACGACTGGAGAACAGTGAACTTCGAGCCAGTATCTCGACGGCTGGACAAAATGAATCTAACGCTAGTGCTGTTAACGTGAATCATACGGTTAGAAGGCTTGCACGTGATTTATTTGCGGCAGCATCGTCAGCTGAAGTATCCCTTAg ACAGTTAATGTCTGGTGTGGACAACCTGAGAGTGCTCGCATCGACCCTCGAGAACGTGGACAGGATAGAAGATTGGACCAAAGATTTTTTACCTGATTCCGACGAGGATAATGCTGCCGGTCCTGCAGTATAA